A window from Neoarius graeffei isolate fNeoGra1 chromosome 14, fNeoGra1.pri, whole genome shotgun sequence encodes these proteins:
- the fads6 gene encoding fatty acid desaturase 6 has product MQKVPEEWRETEEKRTSDGGQKGQTEECETLMMELNRLVQKTVRDSSWWDRRGLDCTILASAFISLPAAFLLLSSSQVCYFLLGLILMGVAHAVITVKGTHLASHGALSESTAWGQFWAVFFIEVCGAFTANAGVKAHIKMHHAHTNVIGLGDSSTWKVPFLPRSVYLFIAPLAVPIITPVVAMGQLKGQPLCTAMRTVVCVCVGVCSHYALLRCVSGLECSSALLVMLLSRNMFSIPYIHVNIFQHIGLPMFSPNRRPKRIYQMSHGVLNLPRNPLLDWTFGHSLINCHVEHHLFPSLSDNMCLKVKPIVSRYLKAKALPYQEDGYLSRLQLFFHRYQELMVFAPPITELVGVQ; this is encoded by the exons ATGCAGAAGGTCCCAGAAGAATGGAGAGAGACGGAGGAGAAGAGGACGTCAGATGGAGGACAGAAGGGACAGACGGAGGAGTGTGAGACGCTGATGATGGAGCTGAATCGTCTCGTCCAGAAGACAGTGAGGGACAGCAGCTGGTGGGACAGGAGAGGACTGGACTGCACCATCCTGGCTTCAGCTTTCATCAGCCTGCctgcag ctttctTGCTCTTGTCCTCGTCTCAAGTgtgttacttcctgttgggcttgATTCTGATGGGCGTGGCTCATGCTGTGATCACGGTGAAGGGAACTCACCTGGCCAGTCATGGAGCTCTGAGCGAGTCCACTGCCTGGGGACAGTTCTGGGCCGTCTTCTTCATCGAG GTGTGTGGAGCATTCACAGCGAATGCGGGTGTGAAAGCACACATTAAGATGCACCACGCTCACACCAACGTGATCGGACTCGGAGACTCGAGCACATGGAAGGTTCCATTTCTGCCCCGAAGTGTTTATCTGTTCATCGCCCCGCTTGCTGTGCCCATCATCACTCCTGTAGTAGCTATGG ggcAGCTGAAAGGCCAGCCGTTGTGCACAGCGATGCGtacggtggtgtgtgtgtgtgtaggtgtgtgttccCACTACGCACTGCTGCGGTGTGTATCGGGCTTGGAGTGTAGCTCAGCGCTGCTGGTGATGCTGCTGAGCAGAAACATGTTCTCCATCCCCTACATCCATGTCAACATCTTCcag CACATTGGGTTGCCGATGTTTTCTCCGAATCGTCGGCCCAAGCGTATCTACCAGATGAGCCACGGTGTGTTAAACCTGCCGCGGAACCCACTGTTGGATTGGACCTTCGGCCACTCGCTCATCAACTGCCACGTGGAGCATCACCTGTTCCCTTCACTGTCCGACAACATGTGCCTCAAG gtgaagCCAATCGTGTCACGGTACCTGAAGGCGAAGGCGTTGCCGTATCAGGAGGACGGCTATCTCTCTCGCCTTCAGCTCTTCTTCCACAGGTACCAGGAGCTCATGGTGTTTGCTCCACCCATCACTGAGCTGGTCGGGGTGCAGTGA